The sequence below is a genomic window from Micromonospora aurantiaca ATCC 27029.
ATCGCCGTATAGGGCACGAACAAGATCCCGCCCAAGACATTCCGGCCGTCCGACGCTTACCCCCCGGATCCCGGCTGCGGAGTGGTGGGCGGGGTGGCAGCAGCGGTGCGATCTCGACTCACGACTCGTCCGAGACGATCCACGTTGGCCGCTCACCCCCTCCTCACCAACATCATTTTGTTGGAACCCCTTAACAACGATCTTGTCGGTGCCGGGGGTTAGCGTGTGCGCGTTGCCGGTTCGGCACTTCCCCTCGGAGGTATACCCCCATGTCCCAGGAGACGACCTACCTCGAACTGTCCGAAGTGGATGGCGGAGCGCACAAGTTCTACGAGGTGGTGGTCGACGACACCGCGATGACAGTGCGCTACGGGCGGATCGGCGACCAGGGCCAGGTGAAGACGAGCACCTACCCGGACAACACCCGCGCCCGCGCCGCCGCCGCGAAGAAGATCGGCGAGAAGGTCCGCAAGGGGTACGCCCCGGCGGTGCCCGGCGTACGCCAGAAGCGGACGGTGTCGCGCCGGCAGATCGTCAGCACCCGCTCGACCGCCCGCACCGCCCCGGTCCTCTGGCGGTACGTCTCGGGCGCGCCCGCCTTCGGCATCTTCGTCGACGACCGGCACTGCATGGTCGGCAACGAGCACGGCGTGATCACCACACTCGACCACGACGCCCGGCTGGTCAACCAGGTCCGGCTGCCCGACGGGGTGAAGTGCATCGTCGCCGACGACGCCTGGGTCTACGCCGGCTGCGACGACGGCAACGTCTACGACCTGTCCGGCAAGGTGCCGCGCGCGGCGTACGCGATCGCGCCCGAGATCGACATCTACTGGCTGGACATCCACGACGGCGTGCTGGGCGTGTCCGACCGCGACGGCGGCATCTCCGCGATCGACCACGAGGACGAGTTCCTCTGGCGCCGGCCGGGGCGGGGCCGGTCGGCGTGGATGGTGCGCTGCGACGCCGACGCGCTCTACCACGGCCACTCGCAGGGGGTCACCGGTTACGACTGGCGCACCGGGCGCGAGCTGTGGCACACCGGCACCGGCGCGGTCCTTTTCGGCTGGCAGGAGCGGGACGCCGTCTTCGCCGGCACGGGCACCCGCGAGGTGGTGCGCCTGCGCAAGGACGGCCGGGCCGAGCAGGTCTACCGCTGCGACTCGGCGGTCTTCTCCTGCGCCACCGCCGAGGGCGGCCGGTACGTGTTCGCCGGTGACAGCGCCTCCTCGATCTACTGCTTCGACCAGGCCGGCAACCGGCTGTGGAAGCTCGGCACCGGCTGCGGCTCGGCGTACTCGATGCAGTACCACGACAACCGGCTCTACGTGGTCACCACGAGCGGCTACCTGGCCTGCATCGACGCGAGCGAGGCGGCGATCCGGGCGGCCGAGGCGGGCAGCGTGCCCGACGTGGTCGATGTCAAGGCGCCGGCGCGGATGCCCGAGACGGCCGCCTGGACGTCGGTCGAGGTGACCACCGACGACCGCGACGGCGTGCTGGTGCAGTGCGTCGAGCAGGGCGGCCGGCTGCGGGTGCACGTTCTCGCCGACGGTTACCGGCGGGACTGGTCGGTGCAGTTCCCCAAGGGCATCCGCGAGCCGGGCGCGCGTTACCTGGTCACCGAGGTCCGCGAGTCCGGCCGGGGCGGCTTCTACCGCGCATACGGGGACATCCGCCGGCTGCGCTGACCGCAGACCGGCGAGATCCGGCCCGGGACAGCGGATCGTCGCCGTACCGGTCAGGATGTCTGGATGCGGTGCGACATTCCTGACGGGCTGCGCTGGGTCGAGCAGACCGAGGCCGGCCGGGCGTGGCTCGCGGAGCTGCCCGGCCGGCTGGCCCACTGCGTCGCGCGGTGGGAGCTGACGGTCGGCCCGCCGTTCGCGTACGCGTTCGCCTCGCTGGCGCTGCCCGCGACACTCCCCGACGGCACCCGGGCGGTGCTGAAGCTCCAGTACCCGGACGACGACAGCGTCCACGAGGCAACGGCGCTGGCGCACTGGGACGGGCGCGGCGCGATCCGGCTGCTCGCCCACGACGCCGATCGGCGCGCACTGCTGGTCGAGCGGTGCGACCCCGGCACGCCGCTGCACTCGCTGGCCGCCGACGCGGCGCTCGACGTCGCGGTCGGCCTGCTACCGGGGCTCGCGGTGCCGGCCGGTGAACCGTTCACGCCGCTGGCCGAGGAGGCGGCCGGCTGGGCGGAGCGGATGCCTGGTAACTGGCGACGGGCCGGCTGCCCGTACGAGCGGCGCCTGCTCGACACCGCGCTCGGGCTGCTCGCCGAGCTGGCGCCGAGCCAGGGTGAGCAGGTGCTCGTCAACCAGGACCTGCATGCCGGCAACATCCTGGCCGCCGGGCGCGAACCGTGGCTGGTGATCGACCCGAAGCCGCTGGTCGGCGAGCGGGAGTTCACGGTGGTGCCACTCGTGCGCGGCGCGGAGCTGGGTCACTCCCCGGCGGCGGTCCGGCACCGGCTCGACCGGCTCAGCGCCGAGCTGGGCCTCGACCGGGAGCGGGTACGCGGCTGGGCGATCGGCCAGACGGTGGCCTGGAGCATCGGCGGCGACCAGGTCTTCCCCGGAAACGTCGAGGCGGCCCGCTGGCTGCTCGACGAGATGTGACTCAGCCCGCCTGGCAGGTGGGGCACCAGTAGAGGTTGCGTCCCGCGAGCGCGCCCCGGCTGACCGGGGTGCCGCAGACGTGGCAGGGCGCGCCGGGGCGGCGGTAGACGTACACCTCGCCGCCGTGCCTGTCGACGCGCGGCGCACGGCCGGTCACCTCCGGCAGGTCGGCGTCGCGCACGGTGTCGATGCGGCCCCGCTCGACCGCGCGGGTCATCAGCATCACCAGGTCCGCCCAGAGCTCGGCCCAGCCGGCCGGCGTCAGCTCCCGGCCGGGCAGCAGCGGCGGCAGGCCGGCCCGGAACAGCGCCTCGGTCACGAAGATCAGGCCGGTGCCGGCCACCACCGACTGGTCGAGCAGCAGCGCGGCCAGCGGGGTGGGACTGCGGCGGATCCGGGCGTACGCCCGGTCCGGGTCGGCGTCGGCGCGCAGCGGGTCCGGCCCGAGCCGGTCGCGCAGCGCCGCCACCTCGGGCGGGGTCAGCAGCTCGCAGGCGGTCGGGCCGCGCAGCTCCAGCCAGTGCCGGTCGCTGTGCAGGCGCAGCCGCAGCTGCCCGACCGGGGCCGGCGGCTCCCCCGGCCCGTCGGCGAACTTCCCGTACAGACCCAGGTGTACGTGCAGCGTCAACTCGCCCGCGTAGTGGTGCAGCAGGTGCTTGCCGTACGCCTCGGTGCCGTCCAGGACGGTGCCGCTCAGGCGGGCCGCGCCCTCGGCGAAGCGCCCCTGCGGGCTGTCGGCGTGCACCTTGTCGCCCGCGAACAGCTCGGCGTGCCGGGCGGCGAGGCGGTGGATGGTGTGTCCCTCTGGCACAACGACCAAGCGTAGCCAGCGGATCGGGCCGCCGGCGACGTCGGGTCCTGAGACGACATTGAATCGATGTTCGTCGACTGAAAGACTGGCGGCGGCAGCGCTCGGGAGCCAGTGCGAGCCGCTCGATCTCGCCGGAGGGACAAGCGCGGGGTGATGCGCCACCCCGGTGCCGGGCAGTCGTCTCCGGCGCTCCGCCGTGTCGTCACGGCGGCGACATCGCGGTCCACCACCACTCCGGCGCCGACCGCCCCCGGCGCCCCCAGCTCGGGAGAGACAGATGCTCCGTACGCTCGGCGCGGCACTGGCCGCCGCCCTCGCCCTCACCGGCCTGGCCGCCTCGGCCGGCGCCGACCGGTCGCCCGCCACCACGACGACGACGCTCGCCACGGCGGCGACGCCGACCCCGACGCCCACGTTCGCGTGCCCGCCGGCGTTGCCGGTCAGCGGCCAGGTGACCGGGGCCACCACGACCAGCATCACCATCACCTACTGGATGGTGCTCAGCCCGCCCTGCGGATACGACCCGCCGCTGGTCGTCAGCCTCTACGCCAGCCGCGAGGACGCCACCGGGTGGCGCGACCCGGTGGCCGAGGCCGTCACCGGGCCGGAACGATCCGGGACGGTGACCATCGGCGGCCTGGCCCCTGGTACCGAGTACTGGTTCCGGTTCGGCGACACCAAGGGCACGCGGGATCCGTACGTGATCGGCGGACCGGCGCGCA
It includes:
- a CDS encoding WGR domain-containing protein — translated: MSQETTYLELSEVDGGAHKFYEVVVDDTAMTVRYGRIGDQGQVKTSTYPDNTRARAAAAKKIGEKVRKGYAPAVPGVRQKRTVSRRQIVSTRSTARTAPVLWRYVSGAPAFGIFVDDRHCMVGNEHGVITTLDHDARLVNQVRLPDGVKCIVADDAWVYAGCDDGNVYDLSGKVPRAAYAIAPEIDIYWLDIHDGVLGVSDRDGGISAIDHEDEFLWRRPGRGRSAWMVRCDADALYHGHSQGVTGYDWRTGRELWHTGTGAVLFGWQERDAVFAGTGTREVVRLRKDGRAEQVYRCDSAVFSCATAEGGRYVFAGDSASSIYCFDQAGNRLWKLGTGCGSAYSMQYHDNRLYVVTTSGYLACIDASEAAIRAAEAGSVPDVVDVKAPARMPETAAWTSVEVTTDDRDGVLVQCVEQGGRLRVHVLADGYRRDWSVQFPKGIREPGARYLVTEVRESGRGGFYRAYGDIRRLR
- a CDS encoding aminoglycoside phosphotransferase family protein, whose product is MRCDIPDGLRWVEQTEAGRAWLAELPGRLAHCVARWELTVGPPFAYAFASLALPATLPDGTRAVLKLQYPDDDSVHEATALAHWDGRGAIRLLAHDADRRALLVERCDPGTPLHSLAADAALDVAVGLLPGLAVPAGEPFTPLAEEAAGWAERMPGNWRRAGCPYERRLLDTALGLLAELAPSQGEQVLVNQDLHAGNILAAGREPWLVIDPKPLVGEREFTVVPLVRGAELGHSPAAVRHRLDRLSAELGLDRERVRGWAIGQTVAWSIGGDQVFPGNVEAARWLLDEM
- a CDS encoding Fpg/Nei family DNA glycosylase; translated protein: MPEGHTIHRLAARHAELFAGDKVHADSPQGRFAEGAARLSGTVLDGTEAYGKHLLHHYAGELTLHVHLGLYGKFADGPGEPPAPVGQLRLRLHSDRHWLELRGPTACELLTPPEVAALRDRLGPDPLRADADPDRAYARIRRSPTPLAALLLDQSVVAGTGLIFVTEALFRAGLPPLLPGRELTPAGWAELWADLVMLMTRAVERGRIDTVRDADLPEVTGRAPRVDRHGGEVYVYRRPGAPCHVCGTPVSRGALAGRNLYWCPTCQAG
- a CDS encoding cellulose binding domain-containing protein, which gives rise to MLRTLGAALAAALALTGLAASAGADRSPATTTTTLATAATPTPTPTFACPPALPVSGQVTGATTTSITITYWMVLSPPCGYDPPLVVSLYASREDATGWRDPVAEAVTGPERSGTVTIGGLAPGTEYWFRFGDTKGTRDPYVIGGPARTLSLCSATATIDSRWGGGFVATVTVRNDGTEPVPGWLVSWRWSGDERIQSVWGGVAEGSGQDAEVRNASWNGTLAPGASTTFGLLVATSATPAAIMPVCGR